One stretch of Zingiber officinale cultivar Zhangliang chromosome 6B, Zo_v1.1, whole genome shotgun sequence DNA includes these proteins:
- the LOC121991702 gene encoding dymeclin-like, with protein sequence MGAVPSTPRSGKPPGDAAEYLMSAFVGEKPYPLSSEFWNQLLELPLAMQWPQDRVLQACHLFAQHNYYTNHLAKILIHLVWSLEDLLHESSRSLTSYRKSVNAAYVSSVFLKFIIENSKGKFFEDLCLNLDQDEKKQNNLPTDQSIEVFIMQGVLSFIGALNVSPQSCLLHHELLNLMLVAMSTQLCSGSSPTPKDVHPFIDAAMHQESTVVASTVHKLFLNFITRPRFPFDDSTYISPEGNQLGVLQRVGSVAANFVLLPYYTFNYLLSSSSESARSLLAEKSLFILLVLTHYRKSVAVESISSDNLGDEKSTTYSTENSSFYENPYCKALENARDTQFDRVDIEGTAHYGPLLRLPFASLFDTLGLSLADEASVLLLYSLIHGNSDFLEYVLVRTDLDTLLMPILETLYNASRRTSNQIYMLLIILLILSQDSSFNASIHKLMLPGVPWYEERLLHQISLGSLMVIVLIRTVKYNLSKLRDIYLHTNCLAILANMAPHVHRLTAYASQRLVSLFDMLSRKYTKLSELRNDKVLNVEVDQTGGVIAEDMSTEIHIYTDFLRIVLEILNAILTYALPRNPEVVYAILHQQEVFLPFKSHPRFNELLENIYTVLDFFNSRIDMQQLDDEWSVDKVLQIIIINSRSWRGEGMKMFTQLKFTYEQESHHEEFFIPYVWRLVLAQGFTFKPSAINLLQVELSGDDASSHTEHDV encoded by the exons CACAACACAACTACTATACTAATCATCTAGCAAAGATCTTGATTCACTTGGTGTGGTCTTTGGAAGACTTGTTGCATGAGTCCTCACGATCATTGACAAGTTATAGAAAATCTGTCAATGCAGCATATGTGTCCTCTGTATTTTTGAAGTTCATCATTGAGAATTCAAAAGGCAAATTTTTTGAAGATTTATGTCTCAACCTTGATCAGGATGAGAAGAAACAGAATAATCTGCCTACTG ATCAAAGTATCGAAGTTTTTATAATGCAAGGTGTGCTCAGTTTTATTGGGGCATTAAATGTAAG TCCTCAGTCATGCCTCCTTCATCATGAACTGCTGAACCTGATGTTGGTGGCAATGTCGACTCAACTCTGCTCTGGATCATCGCCAACACCAAAAGATGTCCATCCTTTCATTGATGCAGCAATGCATCAA GAAAGTACTGTCGTAGCCTCTACAGTTCACAAGTTGTTCTTGAATTTTATAACCCGGCCACGATTTCCTTTTGATGACTCAACATACATTTCTCCAGAAGGAAATCAATTAGGTGTTCTGCAAAGAGTTGGTTCTGTGGCAG CCAATTTTGTACTACTGCCATACTACACTTTCAACTATCTGCTTAGTTCAAGTAGTGAAAGTGCAAGGAGTCTATTGGCTGAAAAGAGCCTATTCATTTTGCTTGTGCTTACTCATTACCGAAAGAGTGTTGCTGTGGAGTCTATTTCCTCTGACAATTTGGGGGATGAAAAATCAACTACCTATTCAACAGAGAATTCATCTTTCTATGAGAACCCTTACTGCAAGGCACTAGAAAATGCTAGAGACACTCAAT TCGATCGGGTTGATATTGAAGGAACTGCACACTATGGACCACTTCTCAGATTACCTTTTGCATCTTTGTTTGACACCCTTGGCCT GAGCTTAGCTGACGAGGCATCTGTATTATTACTTTATTCATTGATTCATGGGAATTCTGATTTTCTTGAGTATGTTTTGGTGCGAACAGATCTGGATACATTG TTAATGCCAATTCTTGAGACACTTTACAATGCATCAAGGAGGACATCTAATCAGATATATATGCTGTTAATCATCCTTCTCATTCTCAGTCAAGATTCATCCTTCAACGCCAGCATACATAAACTG ATGCTTCCTGGTGTTCCATGGTATGAAGAACGACTTCTCCATCAGATTTCTCTCGGTTCTTTGATGGTAATTGTATTAATAAGGACAGTGAAGTACAACCTCTCTAAGCTTCGG GATATCTATCTTCATACAAACTGCCTTGCAATTTTGGCAAATATGGCTCCTCATGTTCATCGATTAACTGCCTATGCTTCACAGCGGCTGGTTAGCCTTTTTGACATGCTTTCTCGCAA GTACACAAAATTATCTGAGTTAAGGAATGACAAAGTTCTAAATGTAGAGGTTGACCAAACTGGAGGAGTTATAGCAGAAGACATG TCAACAGAGATTCACATATATACAGATTTTCTCAGAATAGTGCTCGAAATCCTAAATGCTATTCTTACATATGCGTTGCCACGAAACCCAGAG GTTGTATATGCAATATTGCATCAGCAAGAGGTCTTTCTTCCTTTCAAGAGTCATCCACGGTTTAATGAGCTCCTTGAGAATATATATACA GTTCTGGACTTCTTCAATAGCCGTATTGATATGCAGCAATTGGATGACGAATGGTCTGTGGATAAGGTTCttcaaataattattataaattcACGTTCATGGCGTGGTGAGGGGATGAAG ATGTTTACTCAATTGAAGTTCACATATGAGCAGGAAAGTCATCACGAAGAATTTTTCATTCCTTATGTGTGGCGGCTAGTACTAGCACAAGG CTTCACCTTCAAGCCTAGTGCTATTAACTTGCTTCAAGTGGAATTATCTGGAGAT GATGCTTCTTCACACACCGAGCATGATGTATAA